Part of the Fundulus heteroclitus isolate FHET01 chromosome 20, MU-UCD_Fhet_4.1, whole genome shotgun sequence genome, CAGTAGGCTGCAAACTATGTTGTTCCTTCATTTTCCATAAATACACAACATTTAATCCcccaaaattaaatattttaatattcttttaaactaatttgttttttatttgtcttaagcttaaaatataaataatttatacaGGAGGTGCTAATAAGACTTGTATATTCTATAGGACAAGGGCAAATATGGCTCTTTGGATTTTACAGATTGTTCACCTAATGTCGCTTTCAGACCAACAAAtgggttagaaaataaaatccaagagACTGAAccaatttttagtttttagaagttattgaagttgtattttctgtcatttgaGTAGAAATTGAATGgctaaaatgaataaaagtcaaaaactaATGCCATCGATGCCATggtgagtgtatgtaaacttctgactgtgGTCACGAGCTCAAGGTGGAGGAAATGTTTAGTAAATTGTGATTTgtagttaaagaaaaaaaaaaactcaagttaCTGGACTTCTGAGCTGGTTCATTGGTTTTGTATTGCTTCCCTAACTAGTGTTTCCATCAAAGCAGCTACATTCTGActgaaaatgaggaaaaatatAGGCCTCTAGCCTAAAAGTGCATCATAGTCTATATACCAAACCAGCCTTCCATCAGCTGGATTCACCCATGTGACGGGATATTTCTCCAGGTTGTCCTTGACTCGGCTCAGCTGGGTGACCAGCTCATGTTTGCCTTTGCCCATCACCAGAAGAGCGACGGTGCGCGCTCGGTTAATGGCTCTAAAAGTGAGGCTCATTCGCCGGTGAGGCTTGATGGGGCTCTCCGTGAGAGCCACCAGACCTTCTCCCAGCTCGTTCAGCTTCCCACCGGGGAACAGAGACGCCGTGTGGCCGTCGTAGCCGACGCCCAGCACCACGAAATGAAAGCTGGATCCGTTGACGACTTTGTTGATCTCTTTCTCGTACAGCTGGGCTCCTCCGTCCTCCTCCACGCAGAGACGCTGGTTGAGCTGCACCGGCATGGGGTGGATGTTGTAGTACGGGATCCTCACGTGGTGCAGGAGGTGTTCGTGCATGCTGTGGAAGTTAGACTCCCTCTCGGTGAGAGGGACGCAGCGCTCGTCCACCATCCAGACGTGCGTGTCTCTCCAGGGGAAGGAGAAGTGGTGCAGGACCAGCCTGTGGAAGAGAGCGATGGGAGTCGAGCCTCCGGAGAGGGCCAGGTGGAAGACCCCGCTCTCCCGCACGGCTGCCTCCGCCGCTTCCTGCATGTCCGCAGCCAGCCTCTCCACCAGCTCCTCCGTCCAGGCGGACACCATCTCAGCGCTGCGAAATTTCCCCTGCATCACCTGGAAACTGTCCGCCGACGTCCCCCCCATCTGATCAGGGCTGATTATCACCACCTCGCTGTTGTAGCGGATTTCTTTCCCCCTCAGGTGAACGTCCAGCATGTCTCCGTTGTCAGCGCCGCCGGGGTATATCCGGGGGAAAGCGCCCTTTAGGTTGCTGAGGAGTGGAGTCCATACTTCCCAGGAGGCCAAAAGGTTTTCAGTGCTTACAAAATTATTCTTCTGTCCAGCAAAGATGTGAGAGATGAGCTGCGAGTAAGCCTCCTTTTCTGTTGCTGGGGTTTGCACGTAGTAATCAGAAATCTGCAAACCCAAAACGCTGACGTCTTTGTGCTCCGTCACTTCCCTCCACTCGCCGCCTGTTAAAGCCGGTTTGAATAGATTCTTGCTGACCAGAACCGCTGGATATTCAAGGCTGCCGTGTCCAAAGTAGAAGACGATCTGTTTAGGTCTGCAGTGAACGTTGTTCTGGCTCTGAAGGCAAAAGACGTCGTTCTTGAAAAGCACGCGCG contains:
- the h6pd gene encoding GDH/6PGL endoplasmic bifunctional protein → MSLAASLLLVALCANGGYGDKGKEAPRTGHVSVVIVGGTGDLARKYLWQGFFQLYVDQVSGGNSFSFYAGGLSPSEKATPVLFEILKAVACSKDVSQERCAILKEQFLRLSQYRQLKSLEDYQELAKHIEQQLQQEGMKEAGRLFYLSVPAFAYADVAEKINGSCRPAGGSWLRVVLEKPFGHDYRSAQVLATELLSALKDEEMYRIDHYLGKQVVSKILPFRIENRKFLDPIWNRHHIERIEIVLKETLDVKGRIPFYDEYGVIRDVLQNHLTEVMTLLAMKLPANVSNSEEVLRNKLEVLSSMLPLGKNQAVIGQYQNYKSEVQQELNKTKEHVSLTPTFAAVLAHIDEAQYEGVPILLISGKMLDERVGYARVLFKNDVFCLQSQNNVHCRPKQIVFYFGHGSLEYPAVLVSKNLFKPALTGGEWREVTEHKDVSVLGLQISDYYVQTPATEKEAYSQLISHIFAGQKNNFVSTENLLASWEVWTPLLSNLKGAFPRIYPGGADNGDMLDVHLRGKEIRYNSEVVIISPDQMGGTSADSFQVMQGKFRSAEMVSAWTEELVERLAADMQEAAEAAVRESGVFHLALSGGSTPIALFHRLVLHHFSFPWRDTHVWMVDERCVPLTERESNFHSMHEHLLHHVRIPYYNIHPMPVQLNQRLCVEEDGGAQLYEKEINKVVNGSSFHFVVLGVGYDGHTASLFPGGKLNELGEGLVALTESPIKPHRRMSLTFRAINRARTVALLVMGKGKHELVTQLSRVKDNLEKYPVTWVNPADGRLVWYIDYDALLG